From Microbacterium invictum, the proteins below share one genomic window:
- a CDS encoding ABC transporter substrate-binding protein — MRKSVAAIAGLAVAGLALAGCSGDTGDNDANGGSSADEVEVFTWWASGSEKVGLDALVGVFNTQFPDIEFINAAVAGGAGSNAKAALASRLEANDPPDSFQAHAGAELTDYIEAEQLQDLSSFYTEQGLTDVFPSSLIDLLTVDGKIYSVPSNIHRANVTWVNTEVLESAGIDPTAAPADLDAWIEDLETLKSSGVESPLALGTEWTQMQLFETVLIADLGAEGYTGLWDGSTAWDDAGVTTAIDHYDTLLDYVNSDFAGLDWDAATQILIDGAAGYNVMGDWAEAAFAQAGWTFGQEYTTWASAGTEGVFDFLADSFTLPVGAPHEQPAKSWLTTVASADGQKAFNQAKGSIPARTDADAADYGPYQQTAIESWANDTVVSSLAHGAAAKISWSSDISSAIGKFATDRDTAALQTALVAAADKALG; from the coding sequence ATGCGCAAGTCAGTGGCAGCGATCGCTGGTCTCGCCGTAGCCGGGCTCGCGCTCGCCGGTTGCTCGGGCGACACCGGCGACAACGACGCGAACGGTGGCAGCTCGGCCGACGAGGTGGAGGTGTTCACCTGGTGGGCATCCGGCTCGGAGAAGGTCGGACTCGACGCCCTCGTCGGCGTCTTCAACACCCAGTTCCCCGACATCGAGTTCATCAACGCGGCGGTCGCCGGCGGTGCCGGCTCGAACGCCAAGGCCGCTCTGGCCTCCCGCCTCGAGGCGAACGACCCGCCGGATTCGTTCCAGGCCCACGCCGGAGCCGAGCTGACCGACTACATCGAGGCCGAGCAGCTGCAGGACCTCAGCTCGTTCTACACCGAGCAGGGGCTCACCGACGTCTTCCCCTCGTCGCTGATCGACCTGCTCACCGTCGACGGCAAGATCTACTCGGTGCCCAGCAACATCCACCGTGCCAACGTCACGTGGGTCAACACCGAGGTGCTCGAGAGCGCCGGCATCGACCCGACGGCCGCTCCCGCCGACCTGGATGCCTGGATCGAGGACCTTGAGACGCTGAAGAGCTCCGGCGTCGAAAGCCCGCTGGCACTGGGAACCGAGTGGACCCAGATGCAGCTGTTCGAGACGGTGCTGATCGCCGACCTCGGCGCTGAAGGCTACACCGGGCTGTGGGACGGCTCGACCGCGTGGGACGACGCAGGCGTCACGACGGCGATCGACCACTACGACACCCTGCTCGACTACGTCAACTCGGACTTCGCCGGCCTGGACTGGGATGCCGCAACGCAGATCCTCATCGACGGCGCCGCCGGGTACAACGTCATGGGCGACTGGGCCGAGGCCGCGTTCGCGCAGGCCGGCTGGACCTTCGGCCAGGAGTACACGACGTGGGCGTCGGCCGGCACCGAGGGCGTCTTCGACTTCCTCGCCGACTCGTTCACACTGCCCGTCGGTGCGCCGCACGAGCAGCCCGCCAAGAGCTGGCTGACCACCGTGGCCTCCGCCGACGGTCAGAAGGCCTTCAACCAGGCGAAGGGATCGATCCCGGCTCGTACCGACGCCGACGCGGCCGACTACGGTCCCTACCAGCAGACGGCCATCGAGTCGTGGGCCAACGACACGGTCGTGAGCTCGCTCGCGCACGGCGCCGCCGCCAAGATCTCCTGGTCGAGCGACATCTCGTCGGCGATCGGCAAGTTCGCCACCGATCGCGACACGGCAGCACTGCAGACGGCGCTCGTCGCCGCCGCCGACAAGGCGCTGGGCTGA
- a CDS encoding carbohydrate ABC transporter permease, whose translation MHKGIRNWGPPLLLISPTIIILGIFVYGLIGANVSVAMSNRHSLQPATEFVWFDNFIELLTEDRFLHSLLNLLVFTVIFMVGTMFFGFLWAWMLDKGVTAEGGFRSIYLFPMAVSFVASGVVWRWLLNSAEGDRASGLNRMLETIGLGFLQNSWWNTPIWGMAAIAMPAIWQLSGYVMALFLSGFRGIPEELREAARMDGATEWQLYRHVIFPQLNPVMLSALVIVAHMSLKVFDLIMSITGAIYQTEVPHTYMWIALTSNDYAKSAAIATVLLALVCVFIIPYLVHLARSEKRTR comes from the coding sequence ATGCACAAGGGCATCCGCAACTGGGGTCCGCCACTCCTGCTGATCTCACCGACGATCATCATCCTCGGCATCTTCGTGTACGGACTCATCGGTGCGAACGTCTCGGTCGCGATGAGCAACCGGCACTCGCTGCAACCGGCGACCGAGTTCGTCTGGTTCGACAACTTCATCGAGCTGCTCACCGAGGATCGCTTCCTGCATTCGCTGCTGAACCTGCTCGTGTTCACGGTCATCTTCATGGTCGGGACGATGTTCTTCGGCTTCCTCTGGGCCTGGATGCTCGACAAGGGCGTCACCGCCGAAGGCGGGTTCCGCAGCATCTACCTGTTTCCGATGGCGGTGTCGTTCGTCGCCTCCGGCGTGGTCTGGCGCTGGCTGCTCAACTCCGCCGAGGGCGATCGCGCCTCGGGCCTGAATCGCATGCTCGAGACGATTGGGCTCGGATTCCTGCAGAACTCGTGGTGGAACACCCCGATCTGGGGCATGGCGGCCATCGCGATGCCCGCGATCTGGCAGCTTTCCGGATACGTGATGGCACTGTTCCTCTCGGGCTTCCGCGGCATCCCCGAAGAGCTCCGTGAGGCTGCGCGGATGGACGGCGCGACCGAGTGGCAGCTGTATCGGCACGTGATCTTCCCGCAGCTCAATCCCGTCATGCTGTCGGCGCTGGTCATCGTCGCGCACATGTCGCTGAAGGTCTTCGACCTCATCATGTCGATCACCGGAGCCATCTATCAGACCGAGGTCCCGCACACGTACATGTGGATCGCGCTCACCTCGAACGACTATGCGAAGTCGGCGGCCATCGCCACCGTGCTGCTCGCGCTGGTGTGCGTGTTCATCATCCCCTACCTCGTTCACCTGGCCCGTTCCGAGAAGAGGACCCGATGA
- a CDS encoding carbohydrate ABC transporter permease produces MSVQTGLERAASPRDIAVAPTAGKAKRRLGRTAKYVILIGFVIVVLMPVYVLIVTSLKPPSDVNPATSWGLPVRWPWEPAVDGGPTGFDNWTTAWSTLAAPIGRTFLLAIPASLISALLGSMNGFVLSRWRFPHADIVFTLILFGMFIPYQAIMTPLVQMKTSLGMPSDISTLIIVHIIFGLPICTLIFRNYYVSIPNELMEAARVDGAGMLTAYWRIVLPLSLPGFVVTIIWQFTSAWNDYLFALFLTNVQGGPVSLALVNLSQGAQLANYGAAMAGALIASVPTLLVYILLGKYFIGGLMSGSVKS; encoded by the coding sequence ATGAGCGTCCAGACCGGGCTCGAGCGTGCCGCCTCCCCGCGCGACATCGCCGTGGCCCCCACCGCGGGCAAGGCGAAGCGCCGCCTCGGCCGCACCGCGAAGTACGTCATCCTCATCGGGTTCGTCATCGTCGTGCTGATGCCGGTATACGTGCTGATCGTCACGAGCCTCAAACCGCCCTCGGACGTCAACCCGGCCACCTCGTGGGGATTGCCCGTGCGCTGGCCGTGGGAGCCCGCGGTCGACGGCGGCCCGACCGGGTTCGACAACTGGACGACGGCGTGGAGCACACTGGCCGCTCCCATCGGCCGCACCTTCCTGCTCGCGATCCCGGCATCGCTCATCTCGGCGTTGCTCGGATCGATGAACGGCTTCGTGCTCTCACGCTGGCGCTTCCCGCATGCCGACATCGTGTTCACGCTCATCCTGTTCGGCATGTTCATTCCGTACCAGGCGATCATGACCCCGCTCGTGCAGATGAAGACGTCGCTGGGTATGCCCAGCGACATCTCGACGCTGATCATCGTGCACATCATCTTCGGTCTGCCGATCTGCACGCTGATCTTCCGCAACTACTACGTCAGCATCCCGAACGAGCTCATGGAGGCGGCGCGGGTCGACGGCGCGGGCATGCTGACCGCGTACTGGCGCATCGTGCTGCCGCTGTCGCTGCCCGGGTTCGTCGTGACGATCATCTGGCAGTTCACCTCGGCGTGGAATGACTACCTGTTCGCGCTGTTCCTGACCAATGTGCAGGGCGGCCCGGTCTCGCTCGCGCTGGTGAACCTGTCGCAGGGTGCGCAGCTGGCGAACTACGGCGCGGCCATGGCGGGAGCGCTGATCGCATCGGTGCCGACGCTGCTGGTCTACATCCTGCTCGGCAAGTACTTCATCGGCGGCCTCATGAGCGGCTCCGTGAAGTCGTGA
- a CDS encoding ROK family protein codes for MSLLALALDLGGTKLDGALVTDAGAIVADSRVRRATGRDITPERLRAVLAEVVAEVIARVPEDAVVAGAGVGTAGPVDLPGGRIEPVNMPELAGFPLVDAAVEALRAAGVAAPVVVGHDGGCLALAEEWIGAAVAAAASLSIVVSTGIGGGFVVNGALLTGATGNAGHLGQTHVGESTLEEIASGPASVAWARAAGWKGTTGLELGAAAAGGDRLARAAVERSAGAVGVGLADAATLLDLDVISIGGGFSRVSDDYVDLVSTALRSAAELDFARRVTIVRSGLGDDGPLIGAAALVLRGAR; via the coding sequence GTGAGCCTGCTCGCCCTCGCCCTCGACCTCGGGGGCACCAAGCTCGACGGCGCTCTCGTGACAGATGCGGGGGCGATCGTCGCGGACTCTCGCGTCCGCCGTGCGACGGGACGCGACATCACCCCCGAACGCCTGCGGGCCGTGCTCGCCGAGGTGGTGGCGGAGGTGATCGCGCGGGTGCCCGAAGACGCCGTCGTGGCGGGCGCAGGTGTGGGCACCGCCGGGCCCGTGGATCTGCCCGGCGGTCGCATCGAGCCGGTGAACATGCCCGAGCTCGCAGGCTTCCCGCTGGTGGATGCCGCGGTGGAGGCGCTGCGCGCAGCCGGCGTGGCGGCACCCGTCGTGGTCGGTCACGACGGCGGCTGCCTCGCACTGGCAGAAGAGTGGATCGGCGCGGCGGTGGCGGCCGCGGCATCCCTCTCGATCGTCGTGTCGACCGGCATCGGGGGTGGGTTCGTCGTCAACGGGGCGCTGCTGACCGGGGCGACCGGCAACGCCGGACACCTCGGGCAGACGCACGTGGGCGAGTCGACGCTCGAAGAGATCGCCTCGGGGCCGGCCAGCGTGGCCTGGGCCCGCGCAGCGGGGTGGAAGGGAACGACGGGCCTCGAGCTGGGGGCTGCTGCCGCAGGCGGCGACCGGCTCGCACGGGCGGCCGTGGAACGGTCTGCCGGCGCCGTCGGCGTAGGTCTCGCCGACGCCGCCACGCTGCTCGACCTCGATGTCATCTCGATCGGCGGCGGATTCTCTCGCGTATCCGACGACTACGTCGACCTCGTGTCGACGGCGCTGCGCAGCGCCGCCGAGCTCGACTTCGCGCGCCGCGTCACGATCGTGCGCAGCGGGCTCGGCGACGACGGTCCGCTGATCGGCGCTGCCGCACTGGTCCTGCGCGGCGCACGCTGA
- a CDS encoding HAD-IIA family hydrolase codes for MRTRADIDCWLTDMDGVLVHENRPIPGAAELLAQWRDAGTPFLVLTNNPIFTPRDLSARLARSGLDVPEDRIWTSALATADFLRSQHPGGTAFVIGEAGLTTALHEAGFVMTETQPDYVVVGETRQYSFEAITLAIRFINAGARFIVTNPDATGPTASGVVPATGSFAALITHATGKSPYVVGKPNPMMFRSALNRIGAHSESTGMIGDRMDTDVVAGIEAGLHTILVMTGISDRAEVERYPFRPDEIVDSVADLIAVEPFETELPEVL; via the coding sequence ATGCGGACGCGCGCCGATATCGACTGCTGGCTGACCGACATGGACGGCGTTCTCGTGCACGAGAACCGTCCCATCCCCGGGGCGGCCGAGCTGCTCGCCCAATGGCGGGACGCCGGAACGCCGTTCCTGGTGCTCACCAACAACCCGATCTTCACGCCGCGCGACCTCAGCGCCCGGCTCGCCCGGTCGGGGCTGGACGTGCCCGAGGACCGCATCTGGACCTCGGCGCTGGCGACGGCGGACTTCCTGCGGTCGCAGCATCCGGGCGGCACGGCGTTCGTCATCGGCGAGGCCGGACTCACCACCGCGCTGCACGAGGCCGGTTTCGTCATGACCGAGACCCAGCCCGACTATGTCGTGGTCGGCGAGACGCGGCAGTACTCCTTCGAGGCGATCACGCTGGCGATCCGCTTCATCAACGCGGGGGCGCGGTTCATCGTGACGAATCCGGATGCCACGGGCCCGACCGCCTCGGGCGTGGTGCCGGCGACGGGCTCGTTCGCCGCCCTGATCACCCACGCGACGGGCAAGTCACCGTACGTGGTCGGCAAGCCGAACCCGATGATGTTCCGGTCGGCGCTGAACCGGATCGGCGCGCACTCGGAGTCGACGGGGATGATCGGCGACCGGATGGACACCGATGTGGTCGCCGGCATCGAGGCCGGCCTGCACACGATCCTGGTGATGACCGGCATCTCCGACCGCGCCGAAGTGGAGCGCTACCCGTTCCGCCCCGATGAGATCGTGGACTCGGTGGCCGACCTGATCGCCGTCGAACCGTTCGAGACCGAGCTGCCCGAAGTGCTGTGA
- a CDS encoding SDR family NAD(P)-dependent oxidoreductase, giving the protein MARDTWDPTHLPDLHGRRYLVTGSNAGLGFFASLQLAGAGARVIMTGRNPNRLAAARAALLRQVPDADLESLMLDTSNLGSIRAAAATARGRTGLDGVLLNAGIVHPPAQRQTTSDRHELVFATNVLGHYALAGEMLPPLAAARGRMVWLGSMSTSMWQYDPLDPELENGYTPWRAYVQSKVAATALGFEADRRLRSEKVPVASLVAHPGYSIGGRTRGIAGVNEPNRAKRFRDNLQAPIAQSKERGAWVLVRALVDPAAEGGQFWGPSRGMRGAPRPASASKVTRDLDVAARMWHYCEHATRVPWPFEKARKAKRR; this is encoded by the coding sequence GTGGCACGCGACACCTGGGACCCGACCCACCTTCCCGATCTGCACGGACGGCGGTATCTGGTGACCGGGTCCAACGCGGGCCTGGGTTTCTTCGCGTCGCTGCAGCTGGCCGGTGCGGGCGCGCGCGTGATCATGACCGGGCGCAATCCGAATCGGCTCGCCGCGGCACGGGCGGCGCTCCTGCGGCAGGTTCCGGATGCCGATCTGGAGAGCCTCATGCTCGATACGAGCAATCTGGGGTCGATCCGCGCCGCCGCAGCGACGGCGCGGGGCCGTACCGGGCTCGATGGTGTGCTGCTGAACGCGGGCATCGTCCACCCGCCGGCGCAGCGGCAGACGACCTCGGACCGGCATGAGCTGGTGTTCGCGACGAACGTTCTCGGCCACTATGCGCTGGCCGGTGAGATGCTCCCGCCCCTCGCGGCGGCGCGCGGACGCATGGTGTGGCTCGGTTCGATGTCGACGTCGATGTGGCAATACGATCCGCTCGACCCCGAGCTGGAGAACGGCTACACCCCGTGGCGCGCGTATGTGCAGTCCAAGGTCGCGGCGACCGCGCTGGGCTTCGAAGCCGACCGGAGGCTGCGCAGTGAGAAGGTGCCGGTCGCGAGCCTCGTCGCACACCCCGGTTACTCCATCGGCGGCCGCACGCGGGGCATCGCCGGGGTCAATGAACCCAACCGCGCCAAGAGGTTCCGCGACAACCTGCAGGCGCCGATCGCCCAGTCCAAAGAGCGCGGCGCCTGGGTGCTCGTTCGGGCGCTGGTAGACCCCGCCGCCGAGGGCGGTCAGTTCTGGGGCCCCTCCCGCGGCATGCGCGGGGCGCCGCGCCCGGCGTCGGCCTCGAAGGTCACCCGCGATCTCGACGTGGCCGCCCGCATGTGGCACTACTGCGAGCACGCCACCCGCGTGCCGTGGCCGTTCGAGAAGGCGCGCAAAGCCAAGCGACGCTGA
- a CDS encoding iron dependent repressor, metal binding and dimerization domain protein yields MPSAAIDDYLKTIYHHTEWQTAPITPSQLAAELGLAPSSITEMVQKLAAQGLVTHRPYGPVSLTADGEARAAAIIRRHRLIETWLVREFGYAWDEVHDEAEVLEHTISDRLLAGIDERLGHPRFDPHGDAIPDAAGVVDREAFVLLGQAHVGHTGRVLRVSDRDPALLRALDAAGVVVGRSLTAAGRDAVRLDGDPVALPAGAAEAIWLTA; encoded by the coding sequence GTGCCTTCCGCCGCGATCGACGACTACCTCAAGACGATCTACCACCACACCGAGTGGCAGACCGCGCCGATCACGCCGTCGCAGCTGGCGGCCGAACTCGGCCTCGCGCCGTCGTCGATCACCGAGATGGTGCAGAAACTCGCAGCCCAGGGGCTCGTCACGCATCGGCCGTACGGACCGGTCTCGCTGACCGCCGACGGCGAGGCGCGTGCGGCGGCCATCATCCGGCGCCACCGGCTCATCGAGACCTGGCTCGTCCGCGAGTTCGGCTATGCGTGGGATGAGGTGCACGACGAGGCCGAAGTGCTCGAGCACACCATCAGCGACCGGCTGCTGGCGGGCATCGACGAGCGCCTCGGCCACCCCCGGTTCGATCCGCACGGCGATGCGATTCCGGATGCCGCGGGGGTGGTCGACCGGGAAGCATTCGTCCTGCTGGGGCAGGCGCACGTCGGGCATACCGGCCGGGTGCTGCGGGTGTCCGACCGCGATCCGGCGCTGCTGCGCGCGCTCGACGCGGCCGGGGTCGTCGTCGGGCGCTCACTCACGGCCGCGGGGCGCGACGCGGTGCGATTGGACGGCGACCCGGTCGCGCTGCCGGCCGGAGCGGCCGAAGCGATCTGGCTGACTGCCTGA
- a CDS encoding Nramp family divalent metal transporter yields MPKTVVDGAGPGRAAPPAPAKRIAWLLGPALVAGVAYLDPGNVASNMTAGARYGYLLVWVVVIGNVMAWLIQYLSAKLGIVTGLSLPEALGRRFQHRWTRRAYWVQAELVAMATDVAEVIGGAVALWLLFGVPLLWGGVITGAVSIVLLMIQSRRGARSFEFVIMGLVAIIAIGFTYGVFLAPPDPAGVIGGLVPRFEGADSVLLAASILGATIMPHAIYAHSALARDRFRPRSAPARETERFSTTRLLRATRWDVTIAMAIAGTVNLCILLLAAANLAGVPGTDSLEGAYEALKSGLGPVVATLFAVGLLASGLASTSVGAYAGAEIMHGLLMVRVPMLARRLVTLIPALAILAIGVDPTFALILSQVVLSFGIPFALIPLVALTARGDLLGAHRNRVVTTAAGVLASVFLIALNALLLWLVFTGG; encoded by the coding sequence ATGCCTAAAACCGTTGTCGACGGCGCGGGACCGGGTCGCGCGGCGCCGCCGGCACCCGCGAAGCGCATCGCGTGGCTGCTCGGCCCTGCCCTCGTCGCCGGCGTCGCCTATCTCGACCCCGGCAACGTCGCCAGCAACATGACCGCCGGCGCCCGCTACGGGTACCTGCTGGTCTGGGTGGTCGTCATCGGCAACGTGATGGCATGGCTCATCCAGTACCTGTCGGCGAAGCTCGGCATCGTCACCGGGCTGAGCCTGCCCGAAGCGCTCGGCCGCCGCTTCCAGCACCGGTGGACGCGGCGCGCGTACTGGGTGCAGGCAGAGCTGGTCGCGATGGCGACCGATGTGGCCGAGGTCATCGGCGGCGCGGTCGCACTGTGGCTGCTGTTCGGCGTGCCGCTGCTGTGGGGCGGCGTGATCACCGGCGCGGTGTCGATCGTGCTGCTGATGATCCAGTCGCGGCGCGGGGCACGCAGCTTCGAGTTCGTGATCATGGGGCTCGTCGCCATCATTGCGATCGGGTTCACGTACGGCGTCTTCCTCGCGCCGCCCGACCCGGCGGGGGTGATCGGCGGGCTCGTCCCCCGCTTCGAGGGAGCCGACTCGGTACTGCTGGCGGCATCCATCCTCGGCGCGACGATCATGCCGCACGCGATCTACGCGCACAGTGCGCTGGCGCGCGACCGGTTCCGTCCGCGGTCGGCTCCGGCAAGGGAGACAGAGCGGTTCTCCACGACGCGACTGCTGCGCGCCACCAGATGGGATGTCACCATCGCGATGGCGATCGCGGGAACCGTGAACCTCTGCATCCTGCTGCTCGCGGCGGCGAATCTCGCCGGAGTGCCCGGCACCGACAGCCTCGAGGGCGCCTACGAAGCCCTCAAGTCCGGGCTCGGCCCCGTCGTCGCGACGCTGTTCGCAGTCGGCCTGCTCGCCAGCGGACTGGCCAGCACCTCGGTCGGCGCATATGCCGGGGCCGAGATCATGCATGGACTGCTCATGGTCCGGGTGCCCATGCTCGCCCGCCGGCTGGTCACGCTGATCCCCGCGCTGGCCATCCTCGCCATCGGCGTGGACCCGACCTTCGCGCTCATCCTCAGCCAGGTCGTGCTTTCTTTCGGCATCCCGTTCGCGCTGATCCCGCTGGTCGCCCTCACCGCAAGAGGCGACCTGCTCGGCGCCCACCGCAACCGCGTCGTGACGACGGCGGCCGGGGTCCTGGCATCCGTGTTCCTCATCGCGCTGAACGCCCTGCTGCTGTGGCTGGTGTTCACCGGCGGATAG
- a CDS encoding TrmH family RNA methyltransferase gives MITEREPELPVGVGPWPGGADEWPADSRYDPELLAHGDRRNVIDRYRYWTMAAIVADLDEHRHPFHVAIENWQHDMNIGSIVRSANAFGAAEVHIIGKRRWNRRGAMVTDRYQHVRHHEDVAAFTAWAMDAGIPVLAIDNVDGSVPVDRADLPQRCVLLFGQEGPGLSPEAVAAADAVVEITQYGSTRSINASAAAAVVMYEWCRRWA, from the coding sequence GTGATCACCGAGCGCGAACCCGAACTCCCCGTCGGCGTCGGCCCGTGGCCCGGCGGCGCCGACGAGTGGCCCGCCGACTCCCGCTACGACCCCGAACTGCTCGCGCACGGCGACCGCCGCAATGTCATCGACCGCTACCGGTACTGGACCATGGCCGCGATCGTGGCCGACCTCGATGAGCACCGGCATCCGTTCCATGTCGCGATCGAGAACTGGCAGCACGACATGAACATCGGCTCGATCGTCCGCAGCGCGAACGCGTTCGGCGCAGCCGAGGTGCACATCATCGGCAAGCGCCGCTGGAACCGCCGTGGCGCGATGGTCACCGACCGCTACCAGCACGTCCGCCACCACGAAGACGTCGCGGCGTTCACCGCATGGGCGATGGATGCCGGCATCCCCGTCCTCGCGATCGACAACGTCGACGGGTCGGTGCCGGTCGACCGTGCCGACCTGCCTCAGCGCTGCGTGCTGCTGTTCGGCCAGGAGGGTCCGGGGCTGTCCCCCGAGGCGGTGGCGGCAGCGGATGCCGTGGTCGAGATCACCCAGTACGGCTCGACCCGCTCGATCAACGCGAGCGCCGCCGCGGCGGTCGTCATGTACGAGTGGTGCCGCCGCTGGGCGTAG
- a CDS encoding MATE family efflux transporter, producing MPVSTLNREILRLAVPALGALIAEPMFLIVDAALVGHLGVVPLAGLGIASAVLQTIVGLMVFLAYSTTPAVARRFGAGHHGDAVSAGIDGLWLALGLGAVLAVAGWFATPVLVGMFGADAAVAEQAEIYLGLSMWGLPAMLIVFAATGLLRGMQDTVTPLWIAGLGFGANALLNWLFIYGFGWGIAGSAAGTIIAQWGMVGAYALVVARLARRHTASIRPQRAGMRGSARAGGWLFLRTLSLRAALLATVGVATGLGTAELAGWQVAFTMFSTAAFALDALAIAAQALIGRGLGAGDEPFVRRVVGRTMAWGVWFGVIIGVLIGGFSGLIGLLFTGDAELAALIQPALIVLAVAQPVCGIVFVLDGVLIGAGDAKFLAIAGVLNLVPYIPALLILAAVAPTGAAGLAWLAVCFFGVYMLARLATLGWRVRRPQWLRVGV from the coding sequence ATGCCCGTGTCGACCCTCAACCGCGAGATCCTGCGGCTGGCCGTCCCGGCGCTGGGCGCGCTGATCGCCGAGCCGATGTTCCTCATCGTCGACGCCGCGCTGGTCGGCCACCTCGGCGTCGTGCCGCTTGCCGGCCTCGGCATCGCCTCGGCCGTGCTGCAGACGATCGTCGGGCTGATGGTGTTCCTGGCGTACTCGACCACGCCCGCCGTCGCGCGCCGGTTCGGCGCGGGCCACCACGGCGATGCGGTCAGCGCGGGCATCGACGGGCTGTGGCTGGCGCTCGGGCTCGGCGCGGTGCTCGCCGTCGCCGGATGGTTCGCCACCCCGGTGCTGGTGGGCATGTTCGGCGCGGATGCCGCGGTCGCCGAGCAGGCGGAGATCTATCTCGGGCTGTCGATGTGGGGTCTGCCCGCGATGCTCATCGTGTTCGCCGCGACCGGGCTGCTGCGCGGCATGCAGGACACGGTGACCCCGCTGTGGATCGCGGGGCTCGGTTTCGGCGCGAATGCGCTGCTGAACTGGCTGTTCATCTACGGGTTCGGGTGGGGCATCGCGGGCTCGGCCGCCGGCACGATCATCGCCCAGTGGGGCATGGTCGGCGCCTACGCACTGGTGGTGGCACGTCTGGCGCGCCGGCACACGGCATCCATCCGCCCGCAGCGGGCGGGCATGCGCGGGTCTGCCCGGGCCGGGGGCTGGCTGTTCCTGCGGACGCTGTCGCTGCGCGCGGCGCTGCTGGCCACCGTCGGGGTCGCCACCGGCCTCGGCACCGCCGAGCTGGCCGGCTGGCAGGTCGCCTTCACCATGTTCTCGACCGCCGCGTTCGCTCTCGACGCGCTGGCGATCGCGGCGCAGGCGCTCATCGGGCGCGGGCTCGGCGCCGGCGACGAGCCGTTCGTGCGGCGGGTGGTGGGGCGCACGATGGCGTGGGGCGTGTGGTTCGGGGTGATCATCGGCGTGCTGATCGGCGGGTTCTCGGGCCTGATCGGGCTGCTGTTCACCGGCGATGCCGAACTGGCGGCGCTCATCCAGCCGGCCCTGATCGTCCTGGCGGTGGCGCAGCCGGTGTGCGGCATCGTGTTCGTGCTCGACGGCGTGCTGATCGGCGCGGGCGACGCGAAGTTTCTCGCGATCGCCGGCGTGCTCAACCTCGTGCCGTACATTCCGGCACTGCTGATCCTGGCGGCGGTCGCACCGACGGGTGCGGCGGGGCTGGCGTGGCTGGCGGTCTGCTTCTTCGGCGTGTACATGCTCGCGCGCCTGGCGACCCTGGGCTGGCGGGTGCGCCGGCCGCAGTGGCTGCGCGTCGGGGTGTAG